Part of the Candidatus Hydrogenedentota bacterium genome is shown below.
AGGTGCAAATTCGCCCAGCTTGTGGCCCACCATGTTTTCAGTCACGTAAACAGGAATGAATTTATTTCCGTTGTGCACAGCGAATGTGTGGCTGATCATTTCAGGGATAATTGTTGATCTGCGAGACCAGGTCTTTATCACTGAC
Proteins encoded:
- the rpsS gene encoding 30S ribosomal protein S19, with protein sequence SVIKTWSRRSTIIPEMISHTFAVHNGNKFIPVYVTENMVGHKLGEFAPTRTFKGHSGNRKDA